The Amaranthus tricolor cultivar Red isolate AtriRed21 chromosome 2, ASM2621246v1, whole genome shotgun sequence genome contains the following window.
AATAAACAAACATACAAGTATATTAGGCACAAAAGGCCTTAATTCGACGAACAGCTTACTCTAGTAAAAAAACTGAAGTGCCTTACAATAGTACAGCTGATATAACCTTAACTCTTAAGGGCGCAGCAATAGGAAATAGGGCTCTTTAATAAGTACAAAAGCAAACAGATTTGAGAAGCTCAAATTGGAATTTGTAATCTTACATGCCAACAAATTCTGTACAACAGAACAGCCACAATTCCAGAAAGTTGGTCCCTCATGAAGATTCTTACCAAGGCGACTCTTCCGAAAAGAAGGCTGACACGGCATTACACCCTTGTCCATAACCAAATAGTCCAGATTCTGGCAATTGGGTGATTAACCTGCTGACAATCAAGAGAATCATCAGAAGAATCAAACAAAAGAGATAATCATCTCCATAATTGAGGCTACAAGTTTTGGATAAAATCAATTTTGCATAATGGAAAGTACTGGGTTTCTCCacccaaaacccttaaaaggaaagttcaataaaaaaaaatctaaacgACAGCCACCACACATACATGTCCTGCACCTTATTCAACATGTTACCCTCTTAAAACTGTATTCCTAGAATGACTAAAGAAGCATTGTGTTTACGTATCTCATCTTAGTACCATTGAACTCCTTCACTTTTATGATGGATCCCATAGCTGAACTTATTCTACATTATATCGGTTGATTTTTGTATGTTTTAGATCCAAATTCGTTACAAGGTTTTGAAGGAACAGGATTCATAAAGAAAGTTAAACCAAATTGCTTCTCAATCAGATATCCACGAAACACTTCGAGCATAGAAAATGACAATTTCAAATTAGAATTACAACTGCCAATTAACTAGGGTATTTGGTCTACATGATCATTTCCAATTAGTGCATCATCACTAGCACAGAGTCCTGTGTACTTCATCCAGTAGCAGATAGGATATCACTATTTGGAAAAAGCAAGCAAATAATATGAAGACTAACTGTAGTATACTCGATCCTAACAGACGTGCATCTCAGCCAATCAATCTTGATTTTTCTACTGTCCGTCCTCCCAAACAAAAGTTCAGGAATTTTTTGAATATTCAATTGTTCTATAAAATTTACCCTCAAAAAATCACTTTCTACAAGTGGATATTAATTCCAAAAATGATAGGAGTAATAGAAAAGTAAACAGCCGCAAAATTTGATTTCTTGAACATAAATTGCGTGCTACCTTAGTCGGGCAAAGCAGTTCCCCTTTCCAGATTGTTCTTGATCTCCAGGGTATATTTCCCAAATGCCCGTTCAATTTTCTTGTTGAAGTGCTCGTTACGATCATTGATAGAGTCAATATCCTTTTCTTCACGGAATTTCCTCCTCCGACTGAAAGCTCTACGCTTCTCATCTCTATCTTTGAGCTCCTTAATCATTCTATCAATTTTGTCTTCAGAAATATTTGGAGCCTGCATAACAAAAGAGAAACAAAATATCATGAATACGAAGCAACAGCTTCATTAATCTCTGATCATCAAGAAACACAATGATTGTGCCAACAAAAGTACACAATACATACCTTCCCATATTGGAGGCTGGAAGCCTCTCGGTAGAACTCAGGGTCCTCTTCTTTCATTTTGTTGTATTCTTCAAGGTCAATATCTATATTTTTTGTGCGCTTTTTGTATGcgttgtataatgttttttgattaaaaactgCATCAATAAGTCATGAGTTAGAAAACCAAGTCAAATAAAATCCCATCACAAGTATTCAAATCCCATTGTAAAAGCATTGATCCAAGAAGTCAATATAATCAACCTCAAATATGGTCAGGACACGGTTCCCGTAACTCAACAAAGTATGAtacaaaattcaataaaataaaaaacagacACAACTAATACTACTGCATTTTCTTGAAACAGTAATGTCAAGGATAAGCAAATATCACGAAACAACCTCCCCAGTCCCCAACATGAATAATTCTTTGCAAGAATCCAACATAAACATTTGCTGAAGGCTTTTAACCTACACCAAATAGCAATATAATAAATTTGTAAAGTTAACTAAGAAGGTCACTGTTTATCTGTAAGCTATTGACAAAACATATAATTCACTCATGCAGTGAACAAACTTGATATTTCATACAGAAACACTGCAGTACAAATAACTCCATTTATTAATAATCTGCATGAATACATATGCTTTAGTGTTCCTTACAACAGCGAAACAAAAGCAGTCATTTGGCAGTAAATCACATATTAATGGCAAGGAATTTagcacaacacaattttggTACAGAAAGCATGTTTTGGTCTCCATGTAAATGCGATTCCACTCATTATACAGCCTACTAACCATTAGTTACATAGGCGATAAAAGAATGGATTTTGTAaaggaaaaacaaatgaaagtcgttattttctctatttaacaccaacttaattcccaaaattgaACTTAATCCCAAGATCAAATCCTCATTATTACAAAACAACACAAACTCAGTAGGAAGCCGATTTTTCCAACCATTCTACTTTTGAAGTAGTTTAGTTACAGCATTGGGAATGTGGGATCAAAGCAAATGAATTAGTAACCCAGAACATACCATCCCAGCCGGCAGGAGCTGGATCTTTCTCCCACTTTTTATATTTTGCTTCAGCTGCCTCCTGTGTATCCAACATGTATGCCTTTGTCATGTCCAAACCATTAGCATCAAGAAGTCTGCCAaccttcttctttctttcttccaGCCATTTTTCTTTAGAAACACCCCTCGATTCAGTAGGAGGTTCCATTCTTTTTTGCTCTGCCACCATAGCTGTTTGATTGGCTTTTTTGGCCGCATTCTGCACAAAATGCAATAAAGTTGCATGAAACGATAAAAGCAAATGGCCGAAATATCAAAAAGTAGATATGTATCAGCCAACATATGCCAAGAGGCTCTCAAACTTCAGAATTCCTGCATGCTCACCATCTTAAGTCTTAATTCAAACAGCTTCCTTTGTCTCCCTGTAAGATTAGACAAGTCGACTTCTGAGGTAACTTCAGTTGGATGATCATCAGCATCTTCATGATCTTTTCTATTTCCTGATTCACCCTTGACTGAATCTTTGATGTTATCAGGAGAAGCTGCATCAACCTTGGTTTGACTCCCATCCACTCCACTAACCTCTATAACCATCCAATAACAAAATCAGAAATGTGAGCAATAAAGATGCAATACCTTACCACCCAGCTTCTTCAACCTAAATATGCTAGAGTAACTACATCCAATCAACAAGATGCAACTCAAGGCATTTTTTGAAAGAGGGGAAAGGAAGGGGACAAAAACTAGTGAACTTAAGAGAGTTATACTAGCAAAAAAAGGcaaatgaattaaaaattagacAGCCTTACAGCCTTTAATGTTAGTACAACCTAGTGAGTTCATGAGTAAAATAAACATTACCAGTTCAATGACCGCGAGATTTGTTTCACGACCATTACCGAAACAGTATTATTGTACTATGCCTTCTATATGCTGATAAGAATCTTTTGCATGTCAAATGTGCTTTAGACATCAAGGTAATTGGCCGAAATTGGAAGTGATGAAGAAGTCACTTTCAACACAAATAAGTGATTCAAGGCACAAGAATGATATGCTTGAAGGCAGCACCTTGGCATATAAAAATGGACACGTTGGATAGAGTAACTAGGTCATCACtctacataattattaacaatttcTTATACTATTGCTCATGTCAGTATGAACCTACCTCTTCTTCATTTAAGGTCCTTAAAGTTCTAACCTCCCATTTCTCTAAAAGATATATTTTTTGGCTTCACACAACCAAACCAACATAAGCAATATTGCTCATTTTGTTTTCAATATTTGCAAGTCTAAGACCTTTCTTATGTCTTCATTTCAAGTTATATTCTATTGGGTATGTCTATTAATCAGTCTTAACATACGTATCTCAGCTACCCTTATCTTCTACAGTAATCTCTGCAAAAAGCTCAACACTCTATCTCATGTAGTAGTGTTGACGTGATACTTTGAGTTGACATGAGATCTTAGTTTTAACGGGGACAAGGCACATAGAGCCTAGGCACAAGGCGAAAGCACGAGATTTTCGTAGGTAAAATGCACCTTTTGGCTCAAAAGCTTAGAAAACAAATCTTAAACATATTTGATGATTGATACTTAACGTAATATGATATTCATATTATAATTGCATTAAAGATCTAAGACATCCAATATCATTGCGCTAATTGACTAATACAATGCAAAATAGCACAAAAGGTACTTGAATCTACATTTTATAGCAGTTTATCAAATAGTTCTAAATAGAAGatagagaaaacaaaaaaaaaaacaataatgaaatagAAGTTAAAAAAACCTAAACTATATAAGAGATATGACAAGAAggtaattaaagaaaataaaaaaactaacaaatgtcaaaaggaaaattattgaagaaacgaaaatgaaaaaaaaaaagaagaaaaactaGAACatagaaaatcaaagaaatcataagaaaacaagaaagaagatgaaaaatctaaaacaacaataaaaaatgaaaagtcCACAAGAAATTGGatcgaaaaagaaataaaaaacacACAAGTTGTACTCAGTCGTGTGGAGGCCTAGGGAGAGAGTTCTACAAAGTTGTAAAACTGTAAACAAATAATTGTTTTACCCCTTGATTTGTCTCACTTCATAAATAAGAGTAATGCCTTCTTCATTTCCTTCTCTCTTCAGTGAAGACAACTATTTTGTCCAAGTGTCATATGACAAATTACTAAAAAACACATTCTTCCATTAAAAAACAAGTAGTTTACGCCTTGTATATATTGTTGAGCTCAGACTAAGTGATATTTCTTAAAGCtcttttttaaaactaagaatGATATTGAGAGAAAAAATATTGAATGAACCATTTGATTGTAGGTAGTAAATGttggaaataataataaaaatttagtgTACTTTTGCTAAGAAAATCTCTTGATAAGTTAATGGTTATGTTTTCAACTTCAGTAATCTCATTTCTTCAAAAATTCTTTCCAATTCATTTTCATCTGGAGATGTGGCATTAGGTAATAATAAACATAgagaacaataaaaaaaaattattattagagTTTCATCACCATAGAAATGATATTGTACATTTCATGAAAATGAACTATGCATACAACTAAAGAAACTTCATAGGTAAGTGTGTCTCTGTGGATTGCGTCCTAATACCACCATTCAGTACCAACAATCAAATAGAGCGTAAATGGTTTATAGTACTATGTATTCCATTAAagtgcatttttttttttgaaaagatacTATTGGCTGGAAAGTTCTCAAGTTATGTACAAAAGAGGACGGTGCACTTAAAAAGGCTTGTGGGATTAGTCTACGACCTCTATAGATGATCAACACCGAAATGCTTGTGCAGAACAGGGTGTTTTGAATGGTCTTAAAGCAAACTTGCAATTGTGATCAATAAAGAAGTTAGTCCACCTTGCGGGGATTGATCTTTCAAGGGCAATAATTATATATTCGTAAGTAGAGTGATTGTGAAGAGGAGATAATCAAAATTATTTCATTAATGTTCAAATTTACATCACAATTATTTgatgtttaattaataataaaaataatattaaagccttaatcccaaaaaattGGGGCTAAAAGTAGACTACTAAACCAATATATCATTTTTAGTAGTCATCCACAATTCCACATGGATTCTccttctccattcattttgattttctatcaTCTCCACCTATAAGTCAGATTCTTTTCAATGTTGGTCCTCCACGTCATGTTCTGTGTTTCTTACCCTTTTTTTTAAATCCCTAAGTGGCCACTCCATCATTGGTGCTCAAGTTACACTTCATGTACTATGTCTTCCTCTAACTTATTTAAACTCTCATGACTTCAACTCTTATCTCCACGTTCTAACTTAGTATGTCCTAACATTTGTCTCTTCACATGTGATTGGAAAATCCTTTGTTGTCCCTCCACATGTCTTAACATTTGTCTCACTTATCCATACATATCATGCACTATATTAATGTAATTCTTGAGAATATCCCTCTTCGTTATTGCCCACCAAAGTAGTTCTCTAGGTAccttatgttatatattttacaaGTCAATAAAAAACATACGCTTGTCTTCTTTTCTATCTCTATACTCTATAGTACTCCATCATCTGTCTTGTAACACGAATTATCGTCATAGTAGATCCCTCAaacataaattcaaattggtgTCTTTGATATGCTGATACATCtcacacaaatttttaaaactatttCCCATAACTTAATAGTATGGTTCATGAGTTTTATTCTACATTGTTGGAGCAATTGGTATAAATTCAATCCACAAAATCTCTTTCATACTCGTAAAATACTAGAGTAGTTCAACAAAAGTGAGAAGCTCAAAACAAACTAAGATCAATGGAAAGGTGTGAAGATAGAAATTAGTGGAAAGAGTTTGTTTAAGTTACCAAAGTAGTCCCCTGGttaattttcataaacttcagataattaaaaatcatttgttTCCATTTATAATCTACAACTAGAAAATGTTCACGCTAAGTGAAACTTGAAACTACAAGAAACAAAGGATTACACTTCCCGTTCTCAATGTATCCCCCATGAACGTCCACAAAGCAACTCTTTATTCAATTAGCCTCATGTTCATTTAAACACACTCTTAATTTACTTATCACatatactattaaaaaaataaagcttcATATCTACCACTATAGATTAGAATTTGGAATCATACACCtagaaatttttattaatgtatAATGATTATTGAGCATCTTAAATAAAGATAATACGTGTTTCTAAAATCTTCAAGAcacttcttttcttcatccacTCAATATGGGTTTCCATTCAAGAGTACCACCACACACATTTTTCATAagataagaactttatttttagttgaccAACCCAAGATTTGTAAAACATTCTTAAGCTTGCTTAGCCTCAATTAAAATGATAGTATGACTTAACTAATCAATGATAACACGAATCACATATCTCTAGTTTCCAACATCACAATTACTTTCTTAatgttcaaagttacaacacAATTTTACTTTCTAGATTGTTAATCAACAATATGACATAAAATTCAATCCCCCTAATCTCTTTCATAACAAGAATCTCAAAACAATCATAAGCACATAGTCATTCCCTCATATGCTTCAGTTTGCCAGCCCGAAGGAAGGCCCACACCAGCTCTCTACTCTCAAACTAAACTTATGCACACCTGAGCAACAACGATGCTCGTCCCAGGAAAACATAGGATGAGCTAATGCCCATCAATGGACCAATTGCTCATTCGAGCACATTGCTTGTATCTGCAACTTCGTCAGAACAGAAGTCTTAAGACAACAACATCCAAACTACTCCTCACACTCCTCCAAGCACTCTTCTCTAAGAAACACAGAAACACACTCTAATATCTGAGTTAAGCATAAACTCAATGCATATATCCACCAAAACaaagaacaaaataataaagaacAAAACGAGATTCAATTTTCTCATTATCATCAAATATAACTAAAGTTCATCACCTAGAATAGGTTATGACATGAAAAAAATGATaaccaaagaaaaaaaatcacctTTATTGTTTTGGGCAGATCGAGCTTTTGCTTCGGCAATGACCCTGAAGCAAAAATCAACGCACTCATGATAGGGGTTTGATGCATTTCTACAATCTGGATGAACTCCTCTTTCTCCACCCATTGTTTTGAATTCCTGTAAAACCTAAAAATCCAAAATTTCAACATATTTAGGGTTCATACAGCTTCAAATAGTGAAAAGTAATCACTAATATGCAGTTAATTAGTACAACAAGAAAGAAATAATCGAGTGTCGCACCAAAAATAGATCACGGAAAAGGAAATTCAAGAAAGTAGAGAAAAGTATTTAccagtattcttttt
Protein-coding sequences here:
- the LOC130806271 gene encoding uncharacterized protein LOC130806271, which codes for MGGERGVHPDCRNASNPYHECVDFCFRVIAEAKARSAQNNKEVSGVDGSQTKVDAASPDNIKDSVKGESGNRKDHEDADDHPTEVTSEVDLSNLTGRQRKLFELRLKMNAAKKANQTAMVAEQKRMEPPTESRGVSKEKWLEERKKKVGRLLDANGLDMTKAYMLDTQEAAEAKYKKWEKDPAPAGWDVFNQKTLYNAYKKRTKNIDIDLEEYNKMKEEDPEFYREASSLQYGKAPNISEDKIDRMIKELKDRDEKRRAFSRRRKFREEKDIDSINDRNEHFNKKIERAFGKYTLEIKNNLERGTALPD